A genomic region of Oceanispirochaeta sp. contains the following coding sequences:
- a CDS encoding nucleotidyl transferase AbiEii/AbiGii toxin family protein — protein sequence MHQAISEMMKPYNCQTASDYKNALKEIIQQITLLGLSRQGFFNKAAFYGGTALRIGHGLNRFSEDMDFTLLYPDTDFSLEKYLKGIVVELKAYELDFSAQKIEKNRKTPIESAFIKGNTLSILISITEKRLTASGTHKNELLKIKLEIDTLPPAPAGMSETLFLTNPIPFSYRILKLESLFSGKLHAILCRDYPSGRVKGRDFYDLIWYVNKKISPDLLYLEAKLKQSGHFDKKMTLTKEIMRIMVQEKILKVDFDDAKKDVAPFIKDPFELDLWSVDFFTSLLQTMA from the coding sequence ATGCATCAAGCCATTTCTGAAATGATGAAACCTTATAATTGCCAGACAGCTTCGGATTACAAGAATGCCCTGAAAGAAATAATCCAACAGATTACCCTGCTTGGTTTATCAAGACAGGGGTTTTTCAATAAAGCAGCCTTTTACGGTGGAACAGCTTTAAGAATTGGGCATGGGCTGAATAGATTTTCAGAAGATATGGACTTCACACTTTTATATCCAGATACAGACTTTTCTCTGGAAAAATATCTAAAAGGTATTGTGGTGGAGTTGAAAGCCTATGAATTGGATTTCTCAGCCCAAAAAATTGAAAAGAACAGAAAGACTCCCATTGAGTCAGCATTCATCAAAGGGAATACACTCTCTATACTGATATCCATCACAGAAAAAAGGCTTACTGCTTCGGGTACACATAAGAATGAGCTGTTAAAAATCAAACTCGAAATTGATACTCTTCCCCCTGCCCCCGCCGGTATGTCTGAAACTTTGTTTCTTACAAATCCGATTCCATTCAGTTACAGAATCCTAAAGCTGGAATCCCTCTTTTCTGGCAAACTGCATGCCATTCTTTGTCGTGATTATCCCAGTGGGCGCGTCAAAGGAAGGGATTTTTACGACTTGATCTGGTACGTTAATAAAAAGATTTCCCCCGATCTACTTTACCTGGAAGCCAAACTGAAGCAAAGCGGCCATTTTGACAAGAAAATGACCTTAACGAAAGAAATAATGAGAATAATGGTTCAGGAAAAGATCCTGAAAGTGGACTTCGATGATGCGAAAAAAGATGTGGCTCCATTTATTAAAGATCCTTTTGAGTTGGATTTGTGGTCCGTTGATTTTTTTACTTCACTCCTCCAAACAATGGCATAA